From a region of the Takifugu flavidus isolate HTHZ2018 chromosome 20, ASM371156v2, whole genome shotgun sequence genome:
- the rasgrf2a gene encoding ras-specific guanine nucleotide-releasing factor 2 isoform X2 — MQKGVRYNEGHALYLSVVARKEGTKRGALSKKTTENGRWADKYFALYQNVLFYFENDQSTRPSGIYLLEGCTCERAPAPKVSALSKEPMEKQQHYFLIIFGHDGQKPLELRTEEEADCNEWVEYIQQASYSDIIIEREILMQKYIHLVQIMETEKVAANQLRTQLEDQETEIERLKAEIVVLNKTKERLQPYQGNQEEEDPDIKKIKKVQSFMRGWLCRRKWKIIVQDYICSPHAESMRKRNQIVFNMVEAETEYVHQLSILVNCFLRPLRMAASSKKPPISHDDVSSIFLNSETIMFLHEIFHQGLNARIANWPTLVLADLFDILLPMLNIYQEFVRNHQYSLQVLANCKQNRDFDKLLKQYESNAACEGRMLETFLTYPMFQIPRYIITLHELLAHTPHEHVERKSLEFAKSKLEELSKMMHDEVSDTENIRKNLAIERTIVEGCDILLDTSQTFVRQGSLIQLPSSSERGVLSKVRLGSLSLRKEGERQCFLFTKHFLVCTRTSGGKLHLLKQGGTLSLIECTLIEELDASDEDYNAAGQGFSHLEFKIVVEPPDGQAFSVVLLAPSRQEKAAWTSDISQCIDNIRCNGLMTSVFEENSKVSVPHMIKSDARLHKDDVDICFSKTLNSCKVPQIRYASVERLLERLTDLRFLSIDFLNTFLHTYRIFTTAAVVIDKLTDIYKKPFTSIPVRSLELFFATNQSSWGTDPLNNKSPRLCRKFSSPPPLSIPSRTSSPVHCRKLSLSSPIGGKAGALDLSTTPSSSAANSPTSSHSPSISSPPPGSTRPPSALSSPPPTATRSPSLPQASGGSSLTPICTKAPLDLSRGPSSPELSPAAGEDVSGELPRLDAFCGKLRRSIRRAVLETVSLDKFIPESPSVSSEPGDMSPCRSPSTPRHLRYRQAGVTSGENPRCTMSPASAFAIATAAAGHSSSQGFSNSERTCDKEFIIRRAATNRVLNVLRHWVSKHSQDFETNGELKLGVIGLLEEVLRDPDLLPQERKATTNILSALSQEEQDDAQLKIEDILQMKSSPLLHFIVTESPKAECFESLSAMELAEQITLLDHIVFRSIPYEEFLGQGWMKVDKSERTPYIMKTSQHFNDMSNLVASQIMTHTDVGSRAGSIEKWLAVADICRCLNNYNGVLEITSALNRSAIYRLKKTWAKVCKQTKALMDRLQKTVSSEGRFKNLRETLKNCNPPCVPYLGMYLTDLAFIEEGTPNFTEEGLVNFSKMRMICHIIREIRQFQQAPYRIEHQPKVTQFLLDKTLVMDEDTLYELSLKIEPRVPPG, encoded by the exons ATGCAGAAGGGGGTTCGATACAATGAGGGCCACGCTCTGTATCTGTCGGTGGTTGCGCGTAAAGAGGGCACGAAGCGCGGCGCCCTGAGTAAGAAGACCACCGAGAACGGCCGCTGGGCCGACAAGTACTTCGCCCTCTACCAGAACGTGCTCTTTTATTTCGAGAACGACCAGAGCACGAGACCCTCCGGGATTTACCTGCTCGAGGGATGCACGTGCGAGCGGGCACCGGCGCCCAAAGTCTCCGCCCTCAGCAAGGAGCCAatggagaagcagcag CACTACTTCCTGATCATTTTTGGCCACGATGGACAGAAACCTCTGGAGCTGCgcacagaggaagaggcagacTGCAACGAGTGGGTGGAATACATCCAGCAGGCCAG TTACTCCGACATCATCATCGAGCGTGAGATCCTCATGCAGAAGTACATCCACCTGGTCCAGATCATGGAGACAGAGAAGGTGGCAGCCAATCAGCTTCGAACTCAACTGGAAGACCAGGAAACTGAGATCGAGAGACTCAAAGCTGAA ATTGTGGTGTTGAACAAAACTAAGGAGAGGTTGCAGCCGTACCAGGgcaaccaggaggaggaggacccagatattaaaaagataaaaaag GTACAGAGCTTCATGCGAGGCTGGCTGTGCCGGAGGAAGTGGAAGATCATCGTGCAGGACTACATCTGCTCCCCGCACGCCGAGAgcatgaggaagaggaaccaGATCGTCTTCAACATGGTGGAAGCGGAGACGGAATACGTCCACCAGCTCTCCATCCTGGTCAACTGTTTCCTCAGGCCGCTGCGCATGGCAGCCAGCTCCAAGAAACCTCCCATCAGCCACGATGACGTCAGCAGCATCTTCCTCAACAG tgAGACCATCATGTTCCTGCATGAGATCTTCCATCAGGGCCTCAACGCTCGCATCGCCAACTGGCCCACACTAGTTCTTG CGGACCTCTTTGACATCCTGCTGCCCATGCTGAACATCTACCAGGAGTTTGTCCGTAACCACCAATACAGTCTGCAGGTTCTGGCAAACTGCAAACAGAACCGAGACTTTGACAAGCTGCTCAAACAGTATGAATCCAACGCTGCCTGTGAGGGTCGCATGCTGGAGACGTTCCTCACTTACCCCATGTTCCAg ATTCCCCGATATATCATCACCCTCCATGAGCTGCTGGCCCACACGCCTCACGAGCACGTGGAACGTAAAAGTTTGGAATTTGCCAAATccaagctggaggagctgtctAA GATGATGCACGACGAGGTGAGCGACACGGAGAACATCCGGAAGAACCTGGCCATAGAGAGGACCATCGTGGAGGGCTGTGACATCCTGTTAGACACGAGTCAGACCTTCGTCAGACAAG gCTCCCTGATCCAGCTGCCGTCCAGCAGCGAGCGTGGCGTTCTCAGCAAGGTCCGCCTgggctccctctctctcagGAAAGAGGGGGAGCGGCAGTGTTTTCTCTTTACCAAACACTTCCTCGTCTGTACTCGAACATCTGGGGGCAAGCTTCACTTACTCAAG CAAGGGGGAACGCTGTCTCTGATTGAATGCACGCTGATTGAAGAGCTGGACGCCAGCGATGAGGACT ACAACGCCGCGGGTCAAGGCTTCAGCCACCTGGAGTTCAAGATCGTGGTGGAGCCCCCTGATGGTCAGGCCTTCTCCGTTGTCCTTCTGGCTCCATCCCGTCAAGAAAAGGCGGCGTGGACGAGCGACATCAGCCAG TGCATCGATAATATCCGATGTAACGGCCTAATGACCAGCGTGTTCGAGGAGAATTCCAAAGTTTCTGTGCCGCACATGATCAA GTCCGATGCCAGGCTGCACAAAGACGACGTTGACATCTGCTTCAGCAAGACGCTCAACTCCTGCAAGGTGCCGCAGATCCGGTACGCAAGCGTGGAGCGCCTGCTGGAGCGCCTGACCGACCTGCGCTTCCTCTCCATCGACTTCCTCAACACCTTCCTCCACACGTACAGGATCTTCACCACGGCCGCCGTGGTCATCGACAAGCTGACCGACATCTACAAGAAACCGTTCACCTCCATCCCCGTCAG GTCCCTGGAACTCTTCTTCGCCACCAACCAGAGCTCATGGGGGACGGACCCGCTGAACAACAAATCCCCGAGACTTTGCCGCaagttttcctctcctccccccctctccatcccctcccGCACCTCCTCTCCCGTGCACTGCCGCAAGCTCTCGCTCAGTTCCCCGATTGGCGGAAAAGCAGGAGCCCTGGACCTGTCCACCACTCCTTCCTCCTCGGCGGCCAACTCCCCGACCTCCAGCCACagtccctccatctcctcccctcccccaggcTCCACCCGGCCTCCctctgccctctcctctcctcctcccaccgccACACGCTCTCCCAGCCTCCCACAGGCCTCTGGAGGATCCTCGCTAACCCCCATCTGCACCAAAGCCCCGCTGGACCTGAGCCGCGGTCCCAGCTCCCCAGAGCTGAGCCCAGCTGCAGGGGAGGACGTCAGCGGGGAGCTGCCTCGCCTTGACGCCTTCTGTGGGAAGCTGAGGCGCAGCATCCGCAGGG CTGTCCTGGAAACGGTGTCGCTGGACAAGTTTATTCCCGAATCGCCATCGGTCAGCAGCGAGCCAGGTGACATGTCTCCCTGCCGTTCACCGTCAACACCCAGACATCTGCGctacaggcaggcaggag TCACATCAGGGGAGAATCCTCGCTGTACCATGTCGCCGGCGTCCGCGTTTGCCATCGCCACCGCCGCAGCCGGACACAGCAGCTCCCAGG GGTTTAGTAATTCTGAGAGAACGTGTGACAAAGAATTCATCATCAGGAGAGCTGCGACCAACAGAGTTCTCAATGTGCTGCGACACTGGGTTTCTAAGCATTCTCAG GACTTTGAGACCAACGGTGAGCTGAAGTTGGGGGTGATTGGCCTCCTGGAGGAGGTTCTGCGAGACCCGGATCTGCTGCCCCAGGAGAGGaaagcaacaacaaacataCTAAG TGCCCTTTCACAAGAGGAACAAGACGATGCTCAGCTGAAGATTGAAGACATATTACAGATG AAAAGCTCCCCTCTGCTGCACTTCATTGTG ACGGAGAGCCCGAAGGCCGAGTGTTTCGAGTCTCTCTCGGCCATGGAGTTGGCAGAACAGATCACACTGCTGGATCACATCGTGTTCAGGAGTATTCCCTACGA ggagTTCCTCGGTCAGGGCTGGATGAAGGTGGATAAGTCAGAACGCACGCCGTATATCATGAAAACCAGCCAGCACTTCAATGAT ATGAGTAATCTGGTGGCCTCTCAGATTATGACCCACACCGACGTCGGCTCCAGGGCCGGCTCCATAGAGAAGTGGCTGGCCGTGGCCGACATCTGCCGCTGCCTCAACAATTACAACGGCGTGCTGGAGATCACCTCCGCCCTCAACCGCAGCGCCATCTACAGGCTGAAGAAGACCTGGGCCAAAGTCTGCAAACAG ACAAAAGCGCTCATGGACAGGCTGCAGAAGACCGTGTCCTCAGAGGGGAGGTTCAAGAACCTCAGAGAGACGCTGAAAAA CTGCAACCCGCCGTGTGTTCCATACCTGGGGATGTACCTGACCGACCTGGCGTTCATCGAGGAGGGGACGCCAAACTTCACTGAGGAGGGTCTGGTTAATTTCTCCAAGATGAGAATG atTTGTCACATTATCCGGGAGATCCGACAGTTCCAGCAGGCGCCGTACAGGATAGAGCACCAACCCAAG GTGactcagttcctcctggataAGACGCTAGTGATGGATGAAGACACCCTCTATGAGCTCTCGCTGAAGATCGAACCCAGAGTTCCGCCCGGTTAA